A stretch of DNA from Hoeflea ulvae:
TGTCCGGGGCGGACGAGACCTTTGAACGCGGCGTCGGGGCAATGCGGCTGTCCCTGACGCTTGAACGCAACCGCGCCGGACGGACCGGCCAATGGCTTTTAGCCTGGAACCCCAAAGCAAGAAGTTTCGACCATGCCGCTCCCCACACAACAGACCAGCGCATTTCCGGCGCCACCCCGCCAGCGCATTCTCTCGATCGCATTCCCGCATCTGCCGACCGACGCGATTCTGCGGGCAAGATGGGGCAGGTCCTGGATCACAGACAGGATTTTGGACGCGCATCCTGAAACGCCGCCTGTCGTTGTCACCGACACGCTCAAGAACGCCATTCGCATAGTAGCGTTCGACCAGCGCGCCCATGCCCGGGGCGTGCGGCTCAACCAGACGCTCAGCGATGCCCGCGCACTGGTGCCCGATCTCGATTGCCATCCGGCCAATGTGGAGGCGAACCGGGCGCTGCTTTTGACCATCGCCGGCTGGTGCGAGCGTTACACCCCGCTGGTTGCGCTGGGCTCGGCCCCGGAGATCGCCCGCGATCACGGACTGTTCATGGACATCACCGGCTGCGCCCACCTGCTTGGCGGCGAGACGGCGCTGATGGCTGACCTGGAAGCCCGGCTGCGCGCCCAGGGCCTGTCCGTCCGGCTCTGTCTGGCCGACACGCCCGGCGCCGCCTGGGCCATGGCGCGCTATGGCCAGACCCGGATCATTGCCGAGGGTGGCCATGGCGCGGCGCTTCTGCCCCTGAGTCTGAGCGCCCTGCGTCTGCCTGCCGCCATGGTTGCCTCGCTCGACCGGGTCGGGCTCAAGACCATCGGCTGCATCGCCAACCTGCCGCGAGCGCCGCTGGCGGCCCGCTTCGGCGCGCGCCTGTTGCAGCGGCTTGATCAGGCGCTGGGCCGCGAGGCCGAGGCGATTTCGCCGATCCTGCCGGTGGCGGAGCTGTCCACCGAGCGGCGCTACGCCGAGCCGGTGACACATCAGGACGAGATCAGCCATGCCATTGCCGGACTGGCCGCAGGCATCCTCGAGCCGCTGGAGCGCCGTGGCCTGGGCCTGCGCCATTGCCGGCTCAGGCTGTTCCGGGTCGACGGCCAGGTCAGTCATCTCAC
This window harbors:
- a CDS encoding Y-family DNA polymerase, encoding MDAHPETPPVVVTDTLKNAIRIVAFDQRAHARGVRLNQTLSDARALVPDLDCHPANVEANRALLLTIAGWCERYTPLVALGSAPEIARDHGLFMDITGCAHLLGGETALMADLEARLRAQGLSVRLCLADTPGAAWAMARYGQTRIIAEGGHGAALLPLSLSALRLPAAMVASLDRVGLKTIGCIANLPRAPLAARFGARLLQRLDQALGREAEAISPILPVAELSTERRYAEPVTHQDEISHAIAGLAAGILEPLERRGLGLRHCRLRLFRVDGQVSHLTVQTARPLRDAKMIARLFEERIAGLHDDLDAGFGFDLIRLDVVHADPFEAAQADMMAGQAAGQGHDALVDRLGARLGLERVQRFVLADTHIPERSFGRQPVASFGARKPTMGDMALELEAFSETTTRPLILFDRPERMQTIAEVPDGPPFRFRWRGVSYEVARSEGPERIACEWWRDGRGARTRDYFRVEDRQGYRFWLFRHGLYGRETDDPSWYMHGLFA